The genomic region CCTATCGTGCTACCGCTGTCGTTCAGGCGTTGAAAGAGCTTCATCACCTCGTAGGAAGTCTTGGTGTCGAGGTTGCCCGTAGCCTCATCGGCGAGTAGTATCACAGGGCGATTGACAAGGGCACGGGCTATTGCCACACGCTGCTGCTGACCGCCTGAGAGTTCGCTGGGCACGTGCGTGAGTCGGCTCTCTAAGCCCACACTGATGAGTGCCTCAATAGCGCGCTCACGGCGTTCTTTGGCGGAGATGGCAGGGTTGTATAAGAGTGGCAACTCCACGTTCTCAATAGCCGTAGTGCGCGCCAGTAGGTTGTACTGCTGGAAGACGAAGCCTATTTTGGTGTTGCGTATGGCTGCCAGCTGGTTGCGACTGAGGTCTTTAACGGCGATGCCGTCCAGCCGATACTCGCCACTGGTGGGGCGGTCAAGGCAACCGAGTATGTTCAGCAGGGTGGACTTGCCCGAGCCACTAGGTCCCATAATGGTTACGAACTCGCCCTCCTCCACGGTGAGGTCAATGCCTTTGAGAGCTTGGAGCGTCTCGCTGCCCATCTTAAACTCGCGGCGCAAGGCGTGTATGTCGATAATGGCTTTGCTCATTTTGCTTTGCTGTTATTGCGGCGTGGGGGGCCTTGCATAAACGGACTCTTCTTCTCGCCATTGTTATTACTATCGCTACTGCCGAGCTGCACAGGGCGATCTTGCGCTAAAGCAGTTACCACCTCATCACCTGCATTCAAGCCCTCTGTTACCTCTACGTTGATGCCATCACTGCTGCCTATGGTGATCGCCTTGGGGGTGAGGATGCCCTTGCTATCGATTGTCCACACTTGCTTGTGTTTGCCTTTGCCACCACGTGCTCCTCTGCCTTGTCTATCGCCACCTTTCGGCTCTGGGGCAGTGATGTGCTGCTGCTGATAATAGGCAGCAAGGGTCTGCGCATCGGGAGTGAAGTTAATCGCCTTGGCAGGGATGATGAGCACATCACGCAGCTCGCTGGTGTAGATGGCAATGGTAGCCGTAAGCCCTGGCTTGAGCTTCTCATCGGGGTTCTCTGCCTCTACGATCACCGTGTAGGTTACTACATTAGAACTCGTAGTGGGCGATAGGCGCACCTGCTTCACCACCCCGCTAAACTCCTCATTGGGGTACGAATCCACCGTAAAGCTCACTCGCTGCCCTACCTTCACCTGACCTATATCGGCCTCATCAACATTCACCTCCACTTGCATCTTGGTGAGGTCTTTGGCGATTTTAAAGAGCGTAGGGGCACTCATCTGCGCAGCTACTGTCTGCCCCTCCTCTACCTCACGGCTAAGGATAATACCATCGATAGGCGCGTAGATATTGGCATAGCCGAGATTGGTCTTTGCCTGATTAAGAGCCGTAAGCCGCTGCGTTACGGTTGCCTTAGCGTTGGTGTATTGGTAAGACGCCTGCTCATAGTCCTGCCTGCTAATCACTTGGGCATCGTAGAGCTGCTTCTGGCGGTTGTAGTTCTGCTGGTAGTAGTTCAGCTCATTAAGGGCAGAACTGTAGTTTGCCTGCGCATTCACTACCGCCTCTTGCAGGTTCACCTTGTCTAACTCAGCCAGCAGTTGCCCCTTCTTCACCTGCGAATTAAAGTCCACATATATCTTGCGGATAATGCCCGACACCTGCGTACCTACCTCCACCTCATCAACAGGCTGCACACTGCCCGTAGCGGTTACCTCAGTGGTAACATCACCCTTGCGAGCCGCCTCCTTTTGCAAAGTAATAAGGCTGGGCTTCTCGCTGAAAAAGAAGTGATACACTCCCCAGCCCACCACCGCTACAACCGCAGCGATGATAACGTATGTAATGGTTTTCTTCATATTATTATTTTATTTATTGCACTAATATATTATTTTTTCCGTACTTTTCAACTTGCCAAACTCCTCCCTACTGCTCTCTGCTCTCTCCCCCCTCATAAAACCGCAACAACTCCCCATACAACGCCGACATATACTTATTCTGCAAGTACGTCTGCTCCGCATTCCGATACGCATTCTCACTCACAATAAGGTCAGTATTCGTGAGGCTGCCCAACTCATATTTCTTCTTCGAAAGCTCATAAGCCAACTTCGCATTGTCGCGCGCCGTCCGTGAAGACGCCTCCTGTGCCTGGTACGAAGTCGCATTCAGCCACGCACTCTCCACCTTGCTATAAAGCTCCTTCTCCGCCTGCTGTCGGTCAAGTTCCGCCGTGTCAAGCGAGAGCCGTGCCAACTTCACATTACTGCGGTTCTTTAGTTGCGAGAAAATCGGGATATTCAGTGATACACCCACCGTCTGCCCAAAGTTATTATCTAACTGCGTCCTATAGTTATAGTCCGCCACCGATGAAAAGCCCGTATTCAGCCCCGCCTGCAACGAGAGCGTAGGCAGATAACCCGCCTTAGCAAGCCGTATGTCCTTCTCAGCCACCGCCTTCTTATTCTCGTAAATCTTCATAGTCGGCAAGTGCGCCACCGCCGCCGCAAACACCGCCTCCTTGCTCGGTATCGGTACCGCATAGCTATCCTGCAGCTCCGTGCTAATAGAAAAATCCGTACTTGGTGGCAACTCCAGCAACTGCTTGAGCGTCAGCACCTGCGAAGCGTACGCATTCTCTGCCCTTACAATGGCGTACTCGTTGCTTGCGTGCTGCGTTTCCATCTCCGCCAACGCCAAACGTGCAATCGCCCCTGCCTGAAAACGCTTCTGTGCCTGTGTCAACTGCTCAGCTGAGGACGCCGCCGTGTTCTTCGCCACCGCAATCCCCTCATACTGATAGAGTGCTTGCAAATACGCCTCGATCACCGCCAGCCGAATACTATTCTTAGCCTCCTGCACATAGAGCTCCTGCTGCGAAGTGAGCAACTCCGTCCGGGCCACCTCAATCCCCAGCTTACCCCCCTGATACAGAGGCACATTAGCCGTTACCCCGAAATTATTCGAAAGGTTCTCCCTACTCTCACGCCCATTGCTTATCGGGTTGATCGCCGAGCCGTGGTTAAAGCTCGCTGAGGCGTTTGCGCTCACACTCGGTAAGCGATTATGTTGCGCCTGTGCGTGGTTGATTGCCGCCTGCTCAGCCTGTACAGTCGCTTTCTTCACGGTGATATTATTGCGCTCGGCATAGTCCAAGCACGCCGCCAGCGACCAGCCCTTATCTTGTGCCTGTGCTACAAAGCCAACGAGCAGCACTATGGGTAATATGTAAAGTTTTCTTTTCATAAGTTTAGTAATTAGGGTCAGTGAACAGCAGCAGAGCTCATCAAGCGACTCCTACTGCTGGTCACCACCTTATTCATTATGTATAATCACAGCGCAAAGATAATACCATTTTCTCACCTTAGCAACTAAAATCGACGAACAGGCTGTTTTTATCGACGAATGCCTCATTTCTGCAAAAAAACGCATTGCAAAACGGAGCGCCAACGGATCGATAACGGAGCCATTCTCATTCACAAGAATAAAAAAATGCCCTAACAAGCCCTCTATTACCGATAAAAATCGTACCTTTGCCCCTCCAAAATGATATCGCAAATGGATTTACAACAAACTTTAAAAGAATACACTCAAAAAGCAGCTCAGGAACTCTTTGGTGCTACCTTAGAAACGATTGAATTACAACAAACAAAGAAAGAATTTGAAGGAGACATCACTGTTGTAATATTCCCTATGTTACGACAAATTAAAGGTAATCCACAACAGATAGGGCAGCAGATAGGAGCTTATCTCCAAGAGAAAGTGCCAGAGGTCGTTGCTTACAATGTCATCAAAGGCTTCCTAAACTTGGTGATTTCCGATACCTATTACATTGATTTTCTCACTGATATAAAAGATAATCCCAACTATGGTTTGGCTGCCCCTAATTCAAAAGAGGCTATTTTAGTGGAATATTCTTCGCCGAATACAAACAAACCGTTGCACTTAGGGCATATTCGTAATAACTTGTTGGGTTATGCTGTCGCTGAGATACTAAAAGCCTCAGGACATAAAGTCTATAAAACACAGATAATCAACGATAGAGGTATTCATATCTGTAAGTCAATGCTCGCTTGGCAGAAGTTTGGTAATGGAGAAACCCCCGAAAGTAGTGGGTTGAAGGGCGATAAGTTAGTCGGTAACTATTACGTAGCTTTTGATAAGGTGTATAAAGAAGAAATTCAACAACTTATAGTCTCAGGAAAGACAAAAGAAGAGGCTGAAAAGCAAGCACCTATCTTCTTAGAAGCACAAGAAATGCTCCGCAAATGGGAGGCAAATGACCCCGAAACAATCGCACTTTGGGAGAAGATGAATCACTGGGTATACGATGGATTCTCAGTAACTTATAAAAACTTAGGCGTAGATTTTGATAGGAATTACTACGAAAGTAAGACATATTTGTTGGGGAAAGATGTTGTAGGACAGGGCTTACAGAAGGGTGTTTTCTATAAAAAAGGCGATGGCTCTGTTTGGTGCGACTTGACCGCCGATGGTTTAGATGAGAAACTTGTGCTCAGAGCCGATGGCACTTCGGTGTATATTACCCAAGATTTAGGAACTTCCACCCAGCGTGTCAAGGATTATCCCGATGTGAAAGGAGTAGTCTACACCGTTGGTAACGAGCAAGATTATCACTTTAAGGTACTCTTTTTGATACTGAAAAAGTTAGGTTACGATTGGGCTGAGCACCTTTACCACTTGAGCTACGGTATGGTTGACCTTCCCACAGGAAAGATGAAGAGTAGAGAAGGGACTGTAGTTGATGCCGATGACCTGATTGCAGAGATGGAGTGCACCGCTGAAGAGATTTCACAAGAACTCGGTAAACTCGAAGGCTACGATGCCAAGCAAAAAAAGGAGCTATACCACACCATAGGCTTGGGAGCACTGAAATACTTCATATTAAAAGTAGATCCAAAGAAGCGTATCTTATTTGACCCTAAGGAGTCCATTGACTTCCAAGGCAACACAGGTCCCTTTATACAGTACACCTACGCTCGTATCAAGTCAATCCTACGGAAATATGACGCTATGAAAAGAGTTCAAACAAAGACCTTGCCTACAGATTTGCACGAGAAAGAGAAAACCTTGCTCAAGGCGATTACCTTATTCCCTACCATTGTGCAGGATGCCGCAGAGGCATACAGTCCTGCGGTCATCGCAAATTACATCTATGACTTGGTAAAGGATTTTAATTCTTTCTATCAAAATATATCTATTTTAGGTGAGAAAGATGAAGTGAAATTAGAGTTTAGAGTGGCACTTTGTAAGAAAATTAGCGAAGTGATTGCCTTAGCTTTTAAAATGCTTGGTATACAAGTTCCTGAAAGAATGTAACTTATAGAAGTACTGAAAATATTTTATAAAAAAAGTTACTAAAATATTTGCAGGTTTGAAAAAAGGTTGTACCTTTGCACTCGCAATGTAGGAGTACATTGAAGTTCATAGGTAAAATAGTATTTTAAGCGAAAATAGCTCAGTTGGTAGAGCGCAACCTTGCCAAGGTTGAGGTCGCGGGTTCGAATCCCGTTTTTCGCTCTTTTTTTATGCCTATGCATAGAGGCTCGGATGGTGGAATCGGTAGACACGCTGGACTTAAAATCCAGTGGGCAGCAATGCCTGTGCGGGTTCAAGTCCCGCTCCGAGTACGATAATAAAAAGGAACTGAAATGTCAGTTCCTTTTTATTTATAAGATACTTAGTTTCTATAAATCGCATACATACACCTCTACCCCTTTCAACGCCAAAGTCTCCTCTATCAAAGGTTCTATGGCTTCCCACTTACCTCCAGCCAGTCCACAGCCAATACGCGGCATTTGTACACCTGCCCCTATCTCAGCCGCAAAATCAGCTACTTTTAACAGCCCTTCACGCACTGCCTCATAACGTATCGGCGGATTGCCCTTAGCATCGCTCCCTATATTGTGCTGCCCAATGAGGTTCGCTATCCATAGTTCGGAAGCTACTTGTACAAACTGCACTTCACCCAAGCCAAAGCCTTCGCCCAAAGCATACCACTCGCGGTAATGCTTCTCAGGTGCCTTCCATTTTTTAGAAAGGGCTAAGACAAAACCCTTGCCCCAGCCCCCTATATCATTGCATATATGCACGATCACTACCTTACCCTCTACTTGAGGCTCCGTAGCATCTGCTGTAATATAATGTATCATCACTATTTATTAAGCCAATGCCTCCGAACCACCGACAATCTCAATGATCTCACCTGTGATAGTAGCTTGGCGCGCCTTGTTATAAGTGAGTTTGAGTTGCCCAATAAGCTCCGTAGCATTATCCGTAGCCTTATGCATCGCCGTCATACGGGCACCGTGCTCTGAAGCTACCGAGTCACGCAACGCCTTAAAGAGCTGCGTTTTCAGTGAACGCGGAATAAGCTCTGCTACAATTTCCTCTTGTGAAGGCTCATAGATGTAATCTATCTGTACACCATTCTCACTTGGAGCAGGCTGCACAGGTAGAAATATCTCATCGGTGATGATCTGTGTAGCCGCATTCTTAAAGCTGTTGTACACGAGTACGATCTCATCAAAAGTACTTGTAACATACAGCTGCATTAATTCCTCTGCTAATGGTGTTACCTTATTAAAGCTAACGTTATCGAACACTTCTGTCTCTACTTTGTAAACTCTATCGGTCTTTTTAAGCACATCATTGCCTTTCTTGCCAATAGCGTAGAATTGCACTTCCTTGCCTTTGTAAGCAGTCTGTTCGAGCTCTAAAGCCTTCTTAATCACATTGGAGTTAAAAGCCCCACAAAGCCCACGGTTGGAAGTAATCACTACGATGAGCACCTTCTTTGCCTCACCCTTACGTGGACTGTATTGGCTCTCGTCACCCAATGCCGAAGAAAGGTGCTCAAGCAACTGTTTGAGCTTATAGGCATACGGCTTCATTGCAAGGATAGCGTCTTGCGCCTTCTTGAGCTTTGCCGCCGATACCATTTTCATCGCGCTGGTGATTTGCATCGTTGAACTCACCGATGCAATCCTGCTACGTATTTCTTTTAAGTTTGCCATTTGTTTATCTTACTTATCAAGTAATTAAATAATAGTACGTTACTTTATTTTCCTTTTACTTTCTCTGCTTTCTTATCATCTCTTTTATGGGCGTCTATTAGTGCTCTTGGGTAGCCTGCTAAGGCAGATAGCCCTAAGAATATTGCCAATGCCCAAAGGCCTATTCTCAGTCCTGAGGTGATTTCTTTAGGGCTGCCTCCTGACCATATCATCGTGCCATACATTGCATAGTACGCAAAAACTATGGCTAATCCTAACATCAGGGCGGGGACAAAGAAGTAAAATACTACTGCTATGATGACGTTTGTAATCCACTTTGTATCAGCTCCCGAGGCATACCATACTGCCCACATCAGAGGTAGTAGAAACACAAACACTCCGAGCAGCAGCCCAAAACACTTCATATATAGCGGAAAGCCAAATGTTACCACCTGACCCGTCTGCTTATTATAGCGTATCGTATAGTACTGCTTATCTTTGTTATACTGATCCACTTCAAAATCGAGCTTTGTTTCCACTTGCTTGCCTGAGGCTGTGGTGAACTGCACTATAGGCTCATAATAAGTTCGCTCTCTTTCTCTATAATCACCTTTTTCGGTATGTGTATACTTATAATCTACTACCTTAGCCTCATAGCTTTTGCTCTCGGCCATAGCTATGTATACATCTCTGCTTGTGCTATAGATAAAACTTCCTACAGCTTCTGCTACCACTAATCCCACAAAGGTTACTGCATAAGCATATACGAAAAACAGTGACCTAAGTGGCTTTCCCCAACGCTGAGATATCAAGTAGGTTAGAAAGAGTGCCACTAAAGCTAGTACCCACAAAGGAATTACAGCATCTAATCCCCAAGTCATTCTATTATTTTCTTATCGCTCGCATTACAATCTCCTTTACTAAGGAAAACTCTGTATAGCCTCCTCTATCCAAGAAGTGCTTTCCGTACTCTAAGGGATACCAATCGGCGTGAAGCCGCTGGGCTACTGCCTCGCTATAGGCAAAAGGCACTATATCATCATCCTTGGCGGAGATCACCGCTCTGAGTTTTACCTTTTTAATGAGCTTCGGGTAATCAACTGTCTTGGGAATAAAATCATTCAAAAAGGCAAAGTCCCCTAACTTAGTATCAAGAGCTGAGACTAAAACTATACCCCCTATCTTTGGCAACTTTTTCATCTCTGAGAGATACCTCAATGTGGTGATAGTGCCTAAGCTATGAGCAATGATATAAGTATGCTTATCCAATACAGGCACTTCTTTTGCGATAGTTGCTGCCCACTGACTATAAACGGGGGTTGCGGGAGTAGGCATTGTCAGCACCGAGACTTTGCAGCCTTCCCTCTCAAAGGCTTGCTTTAAGTAGGGAAACCAATGCTGCTCAGGCGAGGCATCATAGCCGTGAATAATCACTATATGCGCCTTTACCGCTGCTTTCTGTGCCCAACCGAGCATACCTATTGCAAAGCATATAAAAAATAATATCCTTCTCATTGTTCTATCCACTAATCGCTAACCCCTATCCGCTACGCCGCGTACTTCTCAGCCAAATCCTTAGCAACCTTATCAAGAGTTGCCATAGCCTCATCGCTGATTTTACCCGACTTCAATTCATCGAGCACAGGGCGATGCGAAAGGTTTAAAAACTCTAAATACTCCTTTTCAAACTCTTTTACACGGCTTACAGGCACACGACGCAAAAGATCTTTTGACCCCGCATAGATAATCGCTACTTGGTTCTCTACAGGGTATGGGTCGCTTTGTGTTTGCTTTAATATCTCCACATTGCGCTTCCCTTTTTCGATCACGCCCATAGTAGCCGCATCAAGGTCGGAACCAAACTTTGCAAAGGCTTCCAGCTCACGATACTGTGCTTGGTCGAGCTTCAAAGTACCTGCCACTTTCTTCATTGACTTGATTTGTGCCGAGCCCCCAACGCGCGATACCGAGATACCTACGTTGATGGCTGGGCGTACCCCTGAGTTAAAGAGGTCCGACTCTAAGAATATCTGCCCGTCTGTAATAGAAATCACATTGGTAGGAATATAGGCTGATACGTCTCCCGCTTGGGTTTCAATGATAGGCAAAGCCGTCAGCGAGCCACCACCTTTTACCAAATCCTTGATACTCTCAGGCAGGTCGTTCATCTGGCGTGCGATGGTGTCGTCTTCAATTACCTTGGCAGCACGCTCCAAGAGGCGTGAGTGGAGGTAGAACACGTCTCCAGGGTACGCCTCACGTCCTGGTGGACGGCGCAACAGCAGCGATACTTCACGGTAAGCCACCGCTTGCTTGGAAAGGTCGTCATAGATAATCAGTGCTGGGCGACCTGTATCGCGGAAGTACTCCCCAATGGCAGCCCCTGCAAAAGGTGCGTATACCTGCATTGGTGCTGGGTCGGACGCATTGGCAGCTACAATGGTAGTATATGCCAAAGCCCCAGCGTCTTCCAAGGTCTTAGTGATACCCGCCACCGTTGAAGCCTTTTGACCAATAGCCACATAGATGCAATACACAGGCTTACCCGCATCGTAGAACTCTTTCTGGTTCAGTATGGTATCAATGCACACCGTAGTTTTCCCTGTCTGACGGTCGCCGATGACGAGCTCACGTTGCCCACGCCCGATAGGGATCATCGCGTCTACCGCCTTGATACCCGTTTGCAGTGGTTCTTTCACAGGCTGACGGAAGATAACCCCTGGTGCCTTGCGCTCCAATGGCATTTCATAGAGCTTACCTGTGATAGGTCCCTTGCCATCGATAGGTTGCCCAAGGGTATTGACCACACGCCCTACGATGCCCTCGCCTACGTTGATAGAGGCGATAAGTCCTGTACGCTTTACGGTGTCGCCTTCCTTGATGTCGGTTGAAGGGCCCAAGAGGGTTATCCCCACGTTATCCTCCTCGAGGTTGAGCACGATGCCCTTAAGCCCGTTGTCAAACATCACCAATTCGCCGTACTGAGCGTTGGAGAGCCCAAAGATACGCGCAATACCATCGCCCACTTGCAGTACGGTGCCCACTTCTTCGAGTGAAGCCTCCGCATCGAAGTGCGCTAACTGTTCCTTTAATATCGCTGAAATCTCAGCTGCTTTTATCTCTGCCATTTCCTTTTAATAGTATATCTTATTAATCTATAATTTTTCTATAAAAATAATTTCTCTTGAAAACGCTGTTGCAGTTTGCCAATCTTATACGCCAAACTCGCATTGTACTGCACATCGCCTACACGCAAGATAAAGCCCCCAATCACGCTTGGGTCTACCTTACTCTCAAGAGTGATATGCTCATTATTAGTAAGCGATTGCACCTTCTTGAGTACCGCAGTTTTTGTCTCACTTGATAGGGGTACTGCTGTAGTAACTACGGCTGTTTGGTAATTCTTGTAGATGTTGTACTGAAGCACAAACCGCTCAGCCACTTGGTTGAGTAGCGGCAGACGCCCATTCTGCATCAAGAGACTTATAAGGCGCTTTGTAGGCGCTGTTATTTGTGCAAACACCCTGTCAAGTACATTCTTCTTCACAGTAGTTTTCACAATGGGGGAAATCAGCAATCGTTCCAGATCCTTACTCTCTTTCACTGTATTGTGTATCAACTGCATATCTGCAAACACTTCCTCCGTTGTTCCTTGGTCAATGGTGTAGCTTAGCAATGCTTTTGCATAGCGATTGGCTGCTCTAAATCCGTACATAAGTTCTTAGTTTAAAGTGGCACTCTTTAAATACTCATTGATGAGCGAAGTCTGCTTCTTAGTATCTGATAACTCATTCTGCATCACACGCTGAGCTATATCTATCGAAAGGCTTGCTACCTCATCTTTCAATTGCGCTAAGGCTACCTTTTTCTCGCTCTCAATAGCTTGTCTGGCTTGGGCTATAAGTTTAGCACCTTCTGCTTGTGCTTCCCCTTTAGCCTCTGCTATCATTTTGTCTTTTATCTCTTTAGCTTCCTTGAGCATCACATCGCGCTCTGCACGTGCCTCAGCAAGCAGCCGCTCATTGTCCGCTTTGAGGTTTTGTATCTGCTTCTTAGCCTCCTCTGCCGATTCCAATGCCTTATTGATATTCTCCTCACGCGTTTTTACCGCTGAGAGAATAGGCTTCCAAGCGTATTTCGCTAATATATACAGTAAAATCAAAAAGATGAGTGTATTCCAAAACAATAAACTCTCAGGACTCGTTAAATTCATATCTCTTTATTACTTTTATAATTCTAATTACAATGTAAAAACCATCTTGCAACCAACCGTTGCAAGATGACTTTCTGATTATTTTGCGATGAGAGATACCACTACCGCGAAAAGAGCTACCCCTTCTACCAATGCGGCGGCGATAAGCATCACAGTCTGAATCTTTGAAGTGGCTTCTGGCTGACGAGCAATCCCTTCCAATGCGGATGCCCCAATTCTACCAATACCGATGCCTGCTCCAATGGCTGCTAATCCAGCCCCAACTCCTGCTAAAACCATAAATAAAAAAATTAAAATGTTAATAATTCAACTCTAAGTAAATATCTTCTCTGATCTCTGCTCTCTGACCCCTGCTCTCTGCCCCCTAATCAATGATGCTCCTCCTCTACTACCGCCTGACCGATATACAGCGCCGAGAGTAGCGTAAATACGTATGCCTGCAACACCGCCACCAACAGCTCCAACAAGTCAATAAATAAGGTGAAAAGCACCGACACAGGCGATACCCATATACTACCAAAAATAAATATAAGCGAAATAAGGCTGATCACAATGATATGCCCTGCTGTGATATTGGCAAACAAACGAATCATCAAGGCAAAAGGCTTGGTGAATATGCCCATTATCTCAACCAGCACCATTATAGGATAAATCCACAAAGGAACCCCAGGAGGCGCAAATATCTCGCGCCAATAGTGCTTCCTACCGCTCACCAAAGTGATCACCAGTGTAAATACAGCCAATAAACCAGTGAAATAAATGTTGTTAGTCATCGTTCCCGCAAAAGGGAAAAACGGAATAAGCCCCACTAAATTACCCAATAAGATAAGGAAAAATATCGTCAGCAAATAAGGCATATAGCGCCCATAGTACTTCTCACCGATGTTAGGCACCGCAATGTCGTCACGCACAAAAAGAATAACAGGCTCTAAAAAGCCCGCTAACCCCTTCGGCGCTCTCGTGTTGTTCTTGTACGACCGTGCCATTGAAGTAAAGATAAGCACCAGAAGTACAGATACCAATAGCATCGTAAACACATTCTTGGTAATTGAAAAATTCAGCGGGCGCGCATTGGTCACACCTCCTTTGCTGTCAAGGCGAACCCCTCCATCAGCATTAGCGTAGTAAATCCATTCGTTGTAGCGTACAAACCGCTGCCCATCGCGCTCCACAACCACTTTCCCCGCATTGTCGTGATGAAAAGCATTCGAGAGAAAACACACCAAACCCTTATCCGTCCATAGAATAACAGGCAGAGGCATTGAGTAGGAATGCCCATCTTTCTCAAATAAATGAAACTCGTGTGCGTCACCAATATGCGAATTTACTACTTCCGTAAGGTCTGTGCCCTTCTCGCCCCCTTCTGTACCTTCAGAAAAACCCTTCAGTGGCAAGAGTAAAAGTGCCAATAAACAGATATACTGAATAAAATTCCTTACAATCATTTCTCCTAATTAGATAACTATAATTTAGTGACTGCAAAGGTAGCTTTTTTAATCAATGTACGGAAATTATTTCATTAAAAAAATATTGTAAATCTATAAGATATTGATTTACAGATGTGAAAAGAATGTTAAAACTTCAACACACTCACAAAATGCTGTACACAGGGTAGCCTTTGAGCCGCTCTCGGCCCTTCAAAAACGAAAGTTCAATCAAGAAATCCAACTGAACGATCTCACCCCCCAGTCGCTCCACCAACTTCACCACAGCCTCAGCCGTTCCGCCAGTAGCCAAAATGTCATCGTGTATCAGGATGCGCTCCCCTTTGTTGATGGCATCCGTGTGGATCTCCAGCACATCTTGCCCATACTCCAAGTCGTAGGTCTGCGATAGGGTCGTAAAAGGCAATTTTCCCTTCTTCCTCACAGGGATAAACCCCGCCCCTAAGCGCTGTGCTAGCAACATTCCGAAGAAAAAACCACGACTTTCCATACCCACTACCTTATCAATGCGCTGCCCCTCTAAGTGCCCCGCCAATAAGTCTACCACATATCCCACAGCCTTAGGGTCTAATAATAAGGGGGTGATATCTTTAAAAATAATTCCTTCCTTAGGAAAATTCGCAATATCTCTAATCTTACTCTCTATGTATTCCTTTTTGTTCATTGTCTAATTCACTTCTTTAGGTAAAAAAATCTCCGCAAGCATACAGCGGGCACTACCACCACCACAAGTCTCTATGGTTTCAATGCCCGAATGCAGTATCTTGCAATGCCGCTCAATCTGCGAGCGCTGCTGCGGTGTCAGCACCTGATAGGCCGAGTCGCTCATCACCAAATAATCCCCCTTCTCACCTCTCACTTGCAGCATATTCCCAGCGTATTGCAGCATCTGTTCCACTGTGATGGCAATCACCTCCTTACCGTCTTCTTTCAGGTGGTGCAACACATTCTTACGCTCGCTCTTATCCGCAATAGCCTCCAAGCACACCACAGCAAAACTCTCAGCCACCGCCATCATCACATTCGTGTGGTAAATAGGCTCAGCTACCCCATTCACCTGCTGGTAAGCCTTGAAAATCACAGGGGTA from Capnocytophaga haemolytica harbors:
- a CDS encoding adenine phosphoribosyltransferase; amino-acid sequence: MNKKEYIESKIRDIANFPKEGIIFKDITPLLLDPKAVGYVVDLLAGHLEGQRIDKVVGMESRGFFFGMLLAQRLGAGFIPVRKKGKLPFTTLSQTYDLEYGQDVLEIHTDAINKGERILIHDDILATGGTAEAVVKLVERLGGEIVQLDFLIELSFLKGRERLKGYPVYSIL
- the atpA gene encoding F0F1 ATP synthase subunit alpha, whose product is MAEIKAAEISAILKEQLAHFDAEASLEEVGTVLQVGDGIARIFGLSNAQYGELVMFDNGLKGIVLNLEEDNVGITLLGPSTDIKEGDTVKRTGLIASINVGEGIVGRVVNTLGQPIDGKGPITGKLYEMPLERKAPGVIFRQPVKEPLQTGIKAVDAMIPIGRGQRELVIGDRQTGKTTVCIDTILNQKEFYDAGKPVYCIYVAIGQKASTVAGITKTLEDAGALAYTTIVAANASDPAPMQVYAPFAGAAIGEYFRDTGRPALIIYDDLSKQAVAYREVSLLLRRPPGREAYPGDVFYLHSRLLERAAKVIEDDTIARQMNDLPESIKDLVKGGGSLTALPIIETQAGDVSAYIPTNVISITDGQIFLESDLFNSGVRPAINVGISVSRVGGSAQIKSMKKVAGTLKLDQAQYRELEAFAKFGSDLDAATMGVIEKGKRNVEILKQTQSDPYPVENQVAIIYAGSKDLLRRVPVSRVKEFEKEYLEFLNLSHRPVLDELKSGKISDEAMATLDKVAKDLAEKYAA
- the atpH gene encoding ATP synthase F1 subunit delta, translating into MYGFRAANRYAKALLSYTIDQGTTEEVFADMQLIHNTVKESKDLERLLISPIVKTTVKKNVLDRVFAQITAPTKRLISLLMQNGRLPLLNQVAERFVLQYNIYKNYQTAVVTTAVPLSSETKTAVLKKVQSLTNNEHITLESKVDPSVIGGFILRVGDVQYNASLAYKIGKLQQRFQEKLFL
- a CDS encoding RBBP9/YdeN family alpha/beta hydrolase; protein product: MRRILFFICFAIGMLGWAQKAAVKAHIVIIHGYDASPEQHWFPYLKQAFEREGCKVSVLTMPTPATPVYSQWAATIAKEVPVLDKHTYIIAHSLGTITTLRYLSEMKKLPKIGGIVLVSALDTKLGDFAFLNDFIPKTVDYPKLIKKVKLRAVISAKDDDIVPFAYSEAVAQRLHADWYPLEYGKHFLDRGGYTEFSLVKEIVMRAIRK
- a CDS encoding F0F1 ATP synthase subunit B, producing MNLTSPESLLFWNTLIFLILLYILAKYAWKPILSAVKTREENINKALESAEEAKKQIQNLKADNERLLAEARAERDVMLKEAKEIKDKMIAEAKGEAQAEGAKLIAQARQAIESEKKVALAQLKDEVASLSIDIAQRVMQNELSDTKKQTSLINEYLKSATLN
- the atpB gene encoding F0F1 ATP synthase subunit A — protein: MIVRNFIQYICLLALLLLPLKGFSEGTEGGEKGTDLTEVVNSHIGDAHEFHLFEKDGHSYSMPLPVILWTDKGLVCFLSNAFHHDNAGKVVVERDGQRFVRYNEWIYYANADGGVRLDSKGGVTNARPLNFSITKNVFTMLLVSVLLVLIFTSMARSYKNNTRAPKGLAGFLEPVILFVRDDIAVPNIGEKYYGRYMPYLLTIFFLILLGNLVGLIPFFPFAGTMTNNIYFTGLLAVFTLVITLVSGRKHYWREIFAPPGVPLWIYPIMVLVEIMGIFTKPFALMIRLFANITAGHIIVISLISLIFIFGSIWVSPVSVLFTLFIDLLELLVAVLQAYVFTLLSALYIGQAVVEEEHH
- the atpG gene encoding ATP synthase F1 subunit gamma, encoding MANLKEIRSRIASVSSTMQITSAMKMVSAAKLKKAQDAILAMKPYAYKLKQLLEHLSSALGDESQYSPRKGEAKKVLIVVITSNRGLCGAFNSNVIKKALELEQTAYKGKEVQFYAIGKKGNDVLKKTDRVYKVETEVFDNVSFNKVTPLAEELMQLYVTSTFDEIVLVYNSFKNAATQIITDEIFLPVQPAPSENGVQIDYIYEPSQEEIVAELIPRSLKTQLFKALRDSVASEHGARMTAMHKATDNATELIGQLKLTYNKARQATITGEIIEIVGGSEALA
- the atpE gene encoding ATP synthase F0 subunit C, with translation MVLAGVGAGLAAIGAGIGIGRIGASALEGIARQPEATSKIQTVMLIAAALVEGVALFAVVVSLIAK